CGCGGCCTCGGTCGGGCGGGGGATCGGGTGGCTGGCCCGGACCCAACGCCCGGACGGGGGCTGGGACGAGCCGCAGTTCACCGGCACGGGCTTCCCCGGCGACTTCTACATCAACTACCACCTGTACCGGCTGGTGTTCCCGATCAGCGCCCTCGGTCGGCTGCTGCGAGACTCGGACGCGTCCCGTTGAACGACGCCGACTGGGTGCTCTTCGCACCGATGCGAGTCGAGGCCCGGGCGCTGCGCCGGGGCCTGCCGCCGGACGCCCCGCTGCGGCGTACCGGTCGGGGACCGGCCCGGGCCACCCGGGTCGCCGCCGGCTACCGCGACACCGCCGCGCTGGCGGTGGCCGGGATCGCCGGCGGCCTGGTGCCGACGCTGCGCACCGGGGACGTGGTGGTGGCCACCGAGGTACGTCGGGCCGGCGTGCAGGGCGGTGCCCCGGTGTTCTGTCCGGCGGCCCCGATGATCGCCGAGGCCCTTCGCCGACGCGGCCTGACCGTCCACACCGGACCCGTGGTCACCAGCCGGCGGCTGGTCGACGGCCGGATGCGGGACCGGTTGGCGGCCACCGGCGCCTTGGCGGTGGACACCGAGTCGGCGGCGTTGCTGGCCGGAGCGGCCGGCCGGCCCACCGCCTGCGTCCGGGTGGTCGCCGACGTGCCGCCGCATCCGCTCTACCGGCCCGCGACCCTGGGCCGGGTCGCCGCCGCCCTCCGGGTCCTTCCGGAAATCGCCCCGGCGCTCGTCGAATGGGCCGAGGCGACCACCGCCCGGCAGGTGGTTCTGGCCTCGCCGCGCTCGTTCTGCGCCGGAGTGGAGCGGGCGATCAGCACGGTGGAGCAGGCGCTGGACCGGCACGGCCCACCGGTCTACGTGCGCAAGCAGATCGTGCACAACGCGCACGTCATCGCCGACCTCCAGCGCCGGGGCGCGGTCTTCGTCGACGAGCTGACCGAGATCCCCGAGGGTGCGCTCACGGTCTTCTCCGCGCACGGGGTGGCACCCGCGGTCCGGGGCGCCGCCGCCGAGCGGGGACTGCCGGTCATCGACGCCACCTGCCCGCTGGTGAGCAAGGTGCACAGCGAGGCCCGCCGGTTCGCCGGGCGGGGCAACACCGTGCTGCTGATCGGACACGCCGGCCACGAGGAGACCGAGGGCACCCTCGGCGAGGCGCCGGGCCGGATCGCCCTGGTCGAGACCGTCCGGGACGCGGAACGGATCGAGGTCGCCGACCCGGACCGGGTCTCGTACCTGGTGCAGACCACCCTCGCGGTCGATGAGGTCGCCGGGGTCCTGGACGTGCTCCGGCGCCGCTTCCCGGCGCTGACCGGGCCGTCCTCCGACGACATCTGCTACGCCACCACGAACCGGCAGGCGGCGTTGCGCGAGGTGGCCGCCGTCGCCGACGTGGTGCTGGTACTCGGCTCGGAGAACTCCTCGAACTCCCGGCGGCTGGTGGAGGTGACCGAGCGCGGCGGGACCCCGGCGTACCTGGTCGACGACGTCGACGCGGTCGACCTCCGCTGGCTCGCCGGGGTACGGACGATCGGCGTGACCGCCGGTGCCTCGGCGCCGCCCCGACTGGTCGACCAGACCGTCGCGGCGTTGACCGGGCTCGGCGCCGACTCGGTACGGGAGCACACCACCCGTACCGAGGACGTGCATTTCACCCTTCCCAAGGAGATCCGAACGCCATGACGGGGAGCATTCGGCAGGGCATTTCATCAGATCGCATGACCGGCGGCAGGGCGGCCGGACCGACCGGGACGGGGTGCTGAGATGGGTATGCCACTGCGGCAGAGCATTCGGGTGGGCCGCTATCTGCTGGAGCAGAAGCTGCGCCGCCGGACCCACTTCCCGTTGCTCGTCGAACTGGAACCACTCTTCGCCTGCAACCTCGCCTGCGCCGGCTGCGGCAAGATCCAGCATCCGGCGGACGTACTGAAGCGGCGGATGCCGGTGGAGCAGGCGCTCGCGGCGATCGAGGAGTGCGGGGCGCCGATGGTCTCGATCGCCGGCGGCGAACCGCTGATGCATCCGGACATCGACAAGCTGGTCGCCGAACTGGTCCGGCGTCGCAAGTACGTCTTCCTCTGCACGAACGCGGCGCTGCTGCGCAAGAAGCTGCACAAGTTCACCCCGTCCCGCTACTTCTCCTTCGCCGTGCACATCGACGGCCTGCGGGAGCGGCACGACGCGTCGGTCTGCAAGGACGGCGTCTTCGACGAGGCGGTGGAGGCGGTACGCGAGGCGAAACGGAAGGGCTTCCGGGTCACCAGCAACACGACCTTCTTCTCCACCGACACCCCGCAGACCGTGATCGAGGTGCTCGACTACCTCAACGACGATCTCGGCGTCGACCAGATGATGCTCTCCCCGGCGTACGCCTACGACAAGGCGCCGGACCAGGAGCACTTCCTGGGGGTGACGGAGACCCGGGCGATGTTCAAGAAGGCGTTCGCCGAGGGGCGCCGGAAGAAGTGGCGGCTGAACCACTCGCCGCTGTTCCTGGACTTCCTCGAGGGCCGGATCGACTTCAAGTGCACCGCCTGGGCCATCCCGTCGTACTCCCTGTTCGGCTGGCAGCGTCCCTGCTACCTGCTCGGGGACGGGTACGCGCAGTCGTACAAGGAGTTGGTCGAGACCACCGAGTGGTCGGCGTACGGCCGGGGCAAGGATCCGCGCTGCGCCAACTGCATGGCCCACTGCGGGTACGAGCCGACGGCGGTGCTGGCCACGATGTCCTCGCTCCGGGAGTCACTCCGCGCGGTCCGCGCCAACTGAGGGGTGTAAGGAAGGGCCCCCTATTAGCGTTTTCAGTAGAAGAAGGGCCCCTTCCTAACACATCCGCCCTCAGCCGAACCGGTCGGCGAGCCGCCGGTAGGTGGCCGGCAGGGTGGCCCGGACGGCGATCGGCAGGTACATCCAGCGCGGTAGGCACACCTCGTGCCGGCCGCTGAGCATCCCACCGACCAGGGCGGCGGCGGCACGGTCCGGTGGTACGGGCCGGGGACGTCGACGTGGGTACGGGCGACCCCGGCGAAGGAAGAACGGGGTGTCCACGACCGCCGGAACGAGTTCGGTGACCACGATTCCCCGACCGGTCACCTCCTTGCGCAGGCTGTCGGCGAAGACGCTGAGTCCCGCCTTCGTGCCCGCGTACACCGCCTCTTCGCGTACCCCGAGTCGGCCGGCGATCGAGCCGACGAAGCCGAGATGGCCGGTGCCCCGGGACAGCATGCCGGGCAGCACGGCCCGGGACAGCAGCATCGGGGCGGTCAGGTTCGCGGCGACCAGGGACTGGATCTCGGCGTCGGTCATCCCGGTGATCGGACCGGCCCAGCCCTGGCCCGCGTTGTTGACCAGGATGTCCACCCG
The nucleotide sequence above comes from Plantactinospora soyae. Encoded proteins:
- the ispH gene encoding 4-hydroxy-3-methylbut-2-enyl diphosphate reductase, translating into MRVEARALRRGLPPDAPLRRTGRGPARATRVAAGYRDTAALAVAGIAGGLVPTLRTGDVVVATEVRRAGVQGGAPVFCPAAPMIAEALRRRGLTVHTGPVVTSRRLVDGRMRDRLAATGALAVDTESAALLAGAAGRPTACVRVVADVPPHPLYRPATLGRVAAALRVLPEIAPALVEWAEATTARQVVLASPRSFCAGVERAISTVEQALDRHGPPVYVRKQIVHNAHVIADLQRRGAVFVDELTEIPEGALTVFSAHGVAPAVRGAAAERGLPVIDATCPLVSKVHSEARRFAGRGNTVLLIGHAGHEETEGTLGEAPGRIALVETVRDAERIEVADPDRVSYLVQTTLAVDEVAGVLDVLRRRFPALTGPSSDDICYATTNRQAALREVAAVADVVLVLGSENSSNSRRLVEVTERGGTPAYLVDDVDAVDLRWLAGVRTIGVTAGASAPPRLVDQTVAALTGLGADSVREHTTRTEDVHFTLPKEIRTP
- a CDS encoding SDR family NAD(P)-dependent oxidoreductase, coding for MKSRRLDGAVALVTGASSGIGAAAARRLADAGARVYLSGRDAERLAEAAELSGGTAIPCDLTDPDRTADLAARVLDLAGRVDILVNNAGQGWAGPITGMTDAEIQSLVAANLTAPMLLSRAVLPGMLSRGTGHLGFVGSIAGRLGVREEAVYAGTKAGLSVFADSLRKEVTGRGIVVTELVPAVVDTPFFLRRGRPYPRRRPRPVPPDRAAAALVGGMLSGRHEVCLPRWMYLPIAVRATLPATYRRLADRFG
- the hpnH gene encoding adenosyl-hopene transferase HpnH, yielding MGMPLRQSIRVGRYLLEQKLRRRTHFPLLVELEPLFACNLACAGCGKIQHPADVLKRRMPVEQALAAIEECGAPMVSIAGGEPLMHPDIDKLVAELVRRRKYVFLCTNAALLRKKLHKFTPSRYFSFAVHIDGLRERHDASVCKDGVFDEAVEAVREAKRKGFRVTSNTTFFSTDTPQTVIEVLDYLNDDLGVDQMMLSPAYAYDKAPDQEHFLGVTETRAMFKKAFAEGRRKKWRLNHSPLFLDFLEGRIDFKCTAWAIPSYSLFGWQRPCYLLGDGYAQSYKELVETTEWSAYGRGKDPRCANCMAHCGYEPTAVLATMSSLRESLRAVRAN